From a region of the Babesia bovis T2Bo chromosome 1, whole genome shotgun sequence genome:
- a CDS encoding Zinc-finger of the MIZ type in Nse subunit family protein produces the protein MQEDVEVDTTAEVIELTEAWSLCNEDIYRIANQLLSLAFAAKYFGTDFNRARIWDCCVAFYAELRALGEQVEPRANFNYDCVHQILKRTLDPEFVKQENEDVLVEEDKTAVFSICPISRRPISHPVSQRFSSGEDSCDHVFDHTSIEELLRSSNFNVVNCPVAACNKKVYKSRLHRDWESLHWRRQQDYNKAVDSAKEVFNKCGLYL, from the exons ATGCAAGAGGATGTTGAAGTAGACACTACGGCAGAAGTAATAGAATTGACAGAAGCTTGGTCACTTTGTAACGAAGATATCTACCGCATTGCAAATCAACTTTTATCTTTGGCCTTTGCTGCTAAATATTTTG GTACGGATTTCAATCGTGCACGCATTTGGGATTGCTGTGTAGCATTTTATGCCGAGCTGCGGGCTTTGGGTGAACAGGTAGAACCCCGCGCAAACTTCAATTACGACTGTGTGCACCAGATATTGAAGCGTACTCTTGATCCTGAGTTTGTAAAACAGGAAAACGAGGATGTCTTAGTTGAGGAAGACAAAACAGCTGTGTTTTCAATTTGTCCTATATCTCGAAGACCTATATCACATCCGGTATCTCAGCG CTTTTCAAGTGGTGAAGACTCGTGTGATCACGTGTTTGATCATACTAGCATAGAGGAATTACTCCGTTCTTCCAATTTTAATGTTGTAAATTGCCCTGTTGCAG CTTGTAACAAAAAAGTTTACAAATCAAGATTACACCGTGATTGGGAAAGCTTGCATTGGCGTCGTCAGCAAGATTATAATAAAGCAGTAGACTCTGCAAAGGAAGTATTCAACAAGTGTGGATTATATTTATGA